CTAACAATCTTTTGGAGGTCCTTGAGTTTTTGAAGGTAATTGGCATTCATAAGTATGGCAAGTGAAGGCAAATAGGACATGTTTGAAAGTGACAGACAGGACTGTCACCTGATCCAATGGCTGATATTCGAGAGTCTCGTATTACAAAGGTGTGTTTGTTTAAAGATTGAGGTGACATTCACTGCTGTAATAATGAGGCGGTTCACATGCTTTtagacattttataaatatttctcaGAACTGATAAATTTCATGTTAACTATGAGAAAGTCAATCCTGTCTCCTCCTTtccccccacccctcccccccGCACTTGGAGTTGAGGACAAACCCAATCCCTTCAAACTCAAAGACCATCTTGGCTGCATAACAGAAGGTGCAGGcgtccaaatattttatttatttatttattttgtacttccatgaatgttgttttaaataaattgggCTGTAAAGCAGACTGAAATGTGACAAGTGGTATTGCACCTTGCTTATAATTTTGGTAAACTCACTCTGTGGACTGAACTGTGAATTCCGCAGAAGCTCACATGCTGGccacatcaggggcctcatgtataaacggtgcgtacgcacagaaatgttgcgtacgaacctttccacgctcaaatcgcgatgtataaaacctaaacttggcgtaaagccacgcacatttccacggtaactcattacttggcgtacgcaatttatccgcccggttttgcagactggcggcacccagcgtcaaagcagtgctactgatcctgtgtggttactctttcttagatccacatccacggcggcggctttatcaaatacactgaaattaaccgcatatcgttcataaatttaatgcatctgattgtaattaacctgtaacaatataatggtccacagaatggtcaaactactgttcctgtgtgctcatcctttctttcttagctccacattcctgacgcggctttataaatacactgaaattaactgcatattgttaattagtgtaatgcatctgattgtaattaacctgctgcaatataatgggccagggaatagccatagtattccaaataccataactgctttagcgttgttacgctcactgcatcttgttcttctttttgctgttcccgttaagggttgccacagcagatcatctttttccatattactctcactgcaccactcggagtatttatatcactgtatccgagtgtgaatcacagcagcagctgatgggaaagagaattatcggtatacagtttcaagtacacactacctcaaccacggcaaaaggcgtcaaaccctttcctgtacggacctcgcgtttcagaaacagtttcatcccaagaactataaacgcactcaatcacctcactgtaaacttgcactacagttataatattgcacaacctgcgccactttataaagcgcatatgatgacaatatcatttttaagatgaaatgcagcaaaatatgttgcttatagtatacagataaaactttaacttcatttaaataatctgtattgctaataattgaacatgtgaggacacggtgccgcagcgtatagctggttcaaggatagctcctgccttgcgctgtattcttgctggtgctgacgtgacactggaaggatagacgaatagaataattaaacatgtactacgaagatatttcaatgttccttaaatgttttgaagaatcgacgttctaagcttacagatggcttaacgtctattacagagctgattgtgtggcgattggagaaagaaaagtatggacaggaattggaggttagtacgtttgaaagagacagtatttctgtaataaattatttcatcgaaggtcgcacatggtgcagcaagcctcttaagtgagatatgaacaatcactgcgccaccgtgttcccatgtttaataacatgctttcattcctatcatcatgaaaatgatatcacgtatacatctcagtattttaattattcagagagctgtaatatctcgaatgtaatgcattctgtgtcctgtcggagaaagagaaagaacggaagcacgtagtgattcacacacatagagcacatagaagatcgaacacagaaaaaagcatttaacatgctacttgagaaactagtaaaataaacgattttaagatgaagtttatgatgttctactttaattgtaaaataaactacgtgattaaagtggaaatttcgagattaaagttgacatttcgtgcttttttcccactgtgtgcctatgttttttgtttgtaccctaatacgctttcatatgacactcagacggtgggctacgactcgccttttcacggcgactttgatatgtgatttcttttttatttcgggcactgtgcgactttgtgaagttgagccttcgagtttctccgacactctgtcactcgatcagcttccttttgttgattataccactgtttaaaccaacaaatagtacgttttttctttgcctccacttggtattcgctgaaatcttatattttctcccgtgcttttcccattgtcttttcacagaaggctgtttatattgatttgcatattcaaagaggcgtaattctgggaggagttggggcgggacagaaggcgcgtgcacgtgcgttacttttcacgcaaatcgggatttatgtagtggaagaacgtgaaagtatgcgtgcgcacagattcctgcatctggatttttctgtgcgtacgcacaatcccgcttttgtgcttacgccatgttatagtgtgagttctacgcacggcgttatacatgaggccccagatgttttgTTCACTTCTCAGGTTGGTTGAACACTTGTGTGGTACTCTGCCCGCCCTGGAAGGAAGTCTGAATCTCCTTAGGCTGCTGATATACTTAACGCTACGCTACGCGGACGGTACTGCTACTCGAGCCGCTAGCAGGGTGTTGACCATAACTGTGTGTATCTTTATGTAAGTCTGAAGGATTCTAATGAATGGCAGTGTGAGAAAACAATGTCGGGTTTCTCTGTGTTGTAAGTTGACAGTAGAAAgatgttaaatataaaaactctttgtattctgatgctgttgtgaagggggggagatGGCCACAGAGACCCTGAAGATGGTAtgcgagacctttaaatgtattgtcATTACAATAGGGACTCTGCAACACTTGTGTTTGCCTAAGTAGGGCAGAAAACACGAAGAGAATCACGGAATTAATGCATAAAACCAgagtttagatttaaaaacgaAATTTGcagaatttagagactgaaggggtgattgtcACAAAACGTCTGAATAAATGAAATGATTGAGTAATATGTAGTTCTGTCATTCGGACagtattttctagtttgttgtatTTCAAGTGAACGCAGGTCTTTGTAGAAATTCAGTCGTGCCTCCATCTGTATTTTTTCTCGTTAGTCACGTGACTTAGCCTGCTGTATGAGGCAGAAATGTGAAAGCGAACAGAATCGGATACCCTAAGTACATTGAAAAAACTAAAACACCAGCCAAACTGCAAGTTGAGGGCACAACAACATCCCGGTGACACTTACAGATCTGGACAgcaacttttctgcaagttttgccagcacaccacagactTGACATGAAAAGATCCTTGCAATGACTACGTCAAATGTAAAACCCATCTCAAGAACAAGGAGACGTTAAGGTCAAAAAGTGAGcccttcagaaaaaaacaacaagaaggtCCGATGAAAGACGCCAGTTTGTAGAGGGCTTTGTGGTCATGTGAGTCAGACATCCCACTCAAAAAATGACGAAGATgcgtcctttctttattaagcattggaAAATGGGAGGCGCACTGCTAGAAAATGAGAGCCATCTTCATCAAACTCCTTTTCGCCGCATCTTTGAACAACATGGACGCCGTTCTTCAAAAGATCCGTGGCAGTAAAAtttatgttgtagttgatgaGACCACCAATAGGCGAGTAAACATTTGGCTGaatggtaattcttttatgtaggcagttctaattgtacGTAGAATTATATTTAACTGCTATATTAACAGTCTTTCccttagaaaaatgttattagtgaacggCCCTGGTTAACGGGTTCCCTTTTAAGAATTAACAACGATGTGTTTGGATTTAATAAACGTTTGGCCTGGCGGTGATGAGGCACACAAGGTCCACATTCGACTCATCCGTTATAAACTCGGCCCTACAAACCTGTGCAGAAGAGCAGACGTCTCCTCCGATGCAACAAGCCCTTTTGTTCTGTTTCATTCCCGGATTTAGCGTCTTGCAGAttagtttgcttttgctttgcaattaataagatatgcagtagatgaagCTACAGATGTAGTGATGCACATTTTCAATCTGTGAACATTTAAGGGTTAAGAATCATTACAAATACAGGTActgaagaccaggggcctcatgtataaacagtgtgtacgcctagaaatgttgcgtacgaacgtttccacgctcaaatcgcgatgtataaaacctaaacttggcgtaaagccacgcacatttccacggtacctcataccctggcgtacgcaatttctctgctcggttttgcagactgcaggctttataaatacactgaaactaactgcatattgtttattagtgtaatgcatccgattgtaattaacctgtaacaatataatggtccagggaatagccatagtattccaaataccatgactgctttagcattgttactctcaccacatcttcttctttcagctgctcccgttacgggttgccacagcagatcatctttttccatattactctcactgcaccactcggagtatttatatcactgtgtctgagtggggaataacagcagcagctgatcggaaagagaattatcggtatacagcatgaagcagacgctgcctcaactacggcaaaacgcttcagagactttcctgtactgacttcgtggtttagaaaaagtttcatcccaagaactctaaatgcactcaatcagtccatcaagtgcttcttgtagaactgttagtacttaagtacaattacctcactgtaaacttgcactacagttataatattgcacaacctgcgccactttatgaagcgcgtatttacatatgatgacgatatcatttttaaggtgaaatgcagcaaaatatgttgatttatattatacagataaaactttaacttcatttaaataatctatattgttaataattaaacatgtgaggacacggtgccgcagcactagctagttcagggattgttcctgccttgcgctgtatttttgctggtgctgacgcgacactggaaggatagacagaataattaaacacgtactgttccttaaacgttttgaagaatcggcgttctaagcttacaaatggcttcacgtctattacagagctgattgtgtggcgattgggtatttggagaaagaaaagtaaggacaggaattggaggttagtacgtttgaaagagacagtacttctgtaataaattatttcatcgaaggtcgcgcatggcacagcaagcctcttgcgtgagatatgaacaagcactgcgccaccgtgttctcatgtttaaaaataacatgctttaactcctatcatcatgaaaaagatatcacgtatacatctcagtgttctaattattcagagagctgtaatatcacgaatgtaatggattatgtgtcctgtcggagaaaaagaaagcccgtttaagaagcaggtagtgattcacacatatagagcacatagaagatcaaatacagaacaaagcatttaatgtgctagtttagttacaatgggatttgagaaactagtaaattaaatgattttaagatgaagtttatgatgttctactttaatggcaaaataaactacgtgattaaagtggaaattttgagattaagttgacattttgtgcttttttcccccactgtgtgcctatttttttttctctgtaccctaataagctttcatatgacactcagacggtgggctacgacttgccttttcacgccgactttgatatgtgacttcttttttattttgggcactgtgcgactttgtgaacttgagctttcgagtttctctgacactctgtcactcgatcaactttcttttgttgattataccactgtttaaaccaacaaatagtacgtttttcctttgcctccacttggtattcgctgaaattcttatattttcccccgtgcttttcccattgtctgttcacagaaggctatttatattgatttgcatattcaaaaaggcgtaattctgggaggagttggggcgggacagaaggcgcgtgctcttgcgttacttttcacgctgatcgggatttatgtagcggaagaacatggaagtttgcgtacgtacagattcctgcatctggatttttctgtgcatacgcacattcccgcttttgtgcttacgccatgttatagtgtgagttctacgcatggcgttatacgtGAGGCTCCAGGACATTTTggcagatgttatctttatggagaGCTGCAACTTTCCCTTCGTTTCAAGGGCAGCAGCACTTCAgtcccttcacaacaaccagctgaatcttaatgacatttCAGCAGAGCTTACAGACAACGCACCATACCAGCCTAACCGTATGTCATGTCATCACTTTGGTGGGAGAGACCTGACAGCACTTGAAATACTTTAGTGAGGCGGTCAAGACGCCTGCCAGGGACCCCCAAGGAAGGGAATAGCAGCTTCAAGTCAGTAGGGTACCTCGCTGAACGTACTCACCTCTACAAAGAGTTCTTGCTGGCTGAGGacacatcagctcaggctgtaaGAAATATCCTAGGCCTTAAAAGTGAAGTTCACCATCTCGGAAGGATTCGTCAAACTAGTCCGAGCTCTTAGGGCTCATACAACTTACTCTGGAGGGCACTCGCTGCCCAACAAAgcccgccagtcctatccactttaaTCTTCCAGTCTTTGAAAGTCTCCTAAGTCTTACTGTCTgtctgctgtccaccacactacttagtctcttatttcaagtgtctgtggttctctgtgtggggagaaaaaaacttcctaatgtttgtagaGAATTTACCCTTAAAGTTTCAAGttctgttcccatgttcttgatgaactccttttaaaGTCACCAGCtggatccactggactaactcctcttcgtcattttaaacacttcagtcaggtctctttttcatctctaagaaggctcagctcttctaatctttcttcataactcatcccctgtagccctgcaatcagcccagttgctcttctctggaccttctctagtgctgttctgtctttatggagaccaaaactgcacacaggactccaggtgaggcctcaccagtgtgttacaaatCAACGATGCTGATGTCACGTACCAAAACGCAGACGCGGGGGCCTTTATCCAGTTTATAGCCAAAATACAAAGGAGTTGCCACCCTCAGCCCCGCTCCTGGCTATCTACAGCTTCGCTGATCGCACCTTTCACCAGCCACCTTGCACTACTAaaatatggaggaatatttccgACAAAacgaatgtaaataaataaactgcatgAAATGAGTGCAtataaatgtgtcacaaaatgtttcttgctgcttatttaattttattgatttaatattCTTCCAAACACATTATGAAATATGGCTTAAAAATTAACTCTCCTTCACTCCTCAGTTGACTCGTCTTCTGTAGATTGCTAACTCCTAATTCAGTATGTCCGTGTGGGAGATGGAGGTAAATGAGAGCGTTAATTAGAACAATGCCACGTCTTGTAAGACGCTCCGTGCTGCTGCTGATGATGATTGTAGCTGCATTTTTCCAAAGTTCAGCAgttctaacttaaaaaatgggattcaacaaaagcctgacgacgtgccgaaatgattccacagacaaaatatcttcatttttaaaagttttagttaaaattcaaagtaaaactgaaatagcaaaacaaagaaaaattcttAAGAAAAGTtatgttcaaagcttaaatcttgttccATTTCAAATCGTTTCAACTCACTTTCAGAAAACTGTCTGCCTACCccatttctaatttgaaaatgggtctttcacgTCCCTAGGACCACCAGTTCAAAACGACGACAGACAgatggactgactgactgactcaattATCAAACTGTATCTCAGTtctagcaagaaagttctatctttaCTAACTTGTAGGGGGAAAAGAGACTACACCATTAACGACGACTATAGAAGAAACTGATGTTCTATTCAAACTACGCAAACGCGAATAGGAGTTGAACTTTCAATGAAAGTGTTGTGTTTTGCGGTGCCACAGCCTGACTACCATCTGCCATTTTCATGTGTAGTTCTTCTCTACCAACTTGGATTCCCTACCACTGAGACCGTAAAACCCGACCATTGCATTCGGTACCAAGTTGATAGTGAAATTCACAGAAGTATCAGTTCTTGGGACCGCGGTGGTCGTTTGTTCACGTGGCTCAATTTTGATGAAAGCGTTTGATGTGCTCATTTAACACGTTGGCTGTTCTCAGAAGGTCGCGTCCTTATTTATAAGCTTGCTTGGACCCCCCCATGTATTGTGGCATAGCAAATATGACCCCACAAAAACGATGGCAGCTTAAACTGAAGACCAATGCAAATGCAGGAGAGAGACTGAGAAGTGGAAGCTGGAAATGTCGTTGAGATTCGTGTGTTGAATGTCACTTTTGAGTTGGCGCTTTAATGTTTCTTACACTTCACTGGTGCAGACGCAAATCTCAGAGGAGCAAACGTGACAGAGTGGCACAGTGGAACACAAGCGGCTTTACAGAGCTTTGTGCTCTCGATGGAAGGTACAGTGAATTCCGCTGCCGTGTTCTGATTCTGATTCAATGAAGTGTggttgttgatttcatttttcttaattttatttttttattatatgtgcaCAAATTACTATTACTCCATGACATCTTGCCACAGGTCCCCAAGCCTCTACAAATCCCATTTTAGGGGtctggttacatttattttgctccTCACCGGTCCTCCATCATTGGGCAATGGTGGCACCGCTCACTCTGGTGTGAGAGGGACCCTTTGACATTAGTTGTCCATCCTCGCCGTAAGCCCCCCTACCAATGCAAGCAAACAGCCTATGGTGTCTCTCACCAGCTCAGACGCGAGTAAAGCCAGATGGTACACCCATTAGGAGGAGGGCAGCATGCCACAGGACCATACTTGGTGTAAGGACAGCTTAAGTGCTTGGAAATGGTCAGACATCGGTGCTTTGGGGTCCACACTGGAGTTGTGGCAAGTGAGATCGGTTTGTCTTCTAGTCGGGTGAGGACATTCACAGATGGCACCTTTTATAAAGTGCCCTGTATTTTGCTTATTTGGGGTGCCATCTTGTTAACACTGCAGGTTGTGATGTTTTAATCACTGACCTGCATTGACTCCAGCCCCCCCGGGGGGCTTCTCTTGACATGAAGCCTCAATGacatgtgcccccccccccccccccttgtctTCTGCAGGTACAACAAGCTGAGTCGCAATGTCCGAGACCTGGCAGTCAAGATCCAAGATCTGAATGAGAAAGACCCCTTCAGAGTGACCTGCACCCAGCAGCTACTGGAGAAACTGTAAGTGCATAGAGGGCACACGCGTGGGTGTTCGTGTTTGGGAAGGTCGCACGTTTGCTCATTCCTGGCGAGGGGTAGCTGTAAGCAGAGCCGCTCGCTGTGCTCTGACACCGGAACGCCACTAATAACTGGCAGCAGGCGGTGCAATGGGATAGGAGAGCGGAAGCGGCTAAACTTAGCCTGCATGTGAGCCACTTCAGTGTCTGTGCCTGCTGGCCTCCTGCTTGGCACTCCTTGGGGGTTCACATCTGTTTGATGGCAGCTGGCCTTGCACTCACCTGAAAGGTGAGAATGGTCTTGGCACCACTGCACACTCTGAGCGCTTCTCCTGTCACTTGGGGACGTTGTGCTATTTATATTGACCTTGTAGGGAAAAAGCCAGTCCATTTGTGGCAGGCACAACACCGGCCGGGTGCGTGTCTCACATTGCAGGCagacatgacatgacatttcCGGGCCATCTTTGTTTACGTCTCGTGAATATAGTGCCCAGCTTGTCCCATACAATGCCTAGCTTGACCCGTATGGTGCCTTGCTCAACTCATTGTActtcttgcctttttttttttttttttctgtttcctgtCCCCTAGCTATGCTTTGGGCCTGATTCCTACCAAGCAGAGCCTGGCACTCACAGAGAAGGTGACGGCCTCCTCTTTCTGCAGGTACGTCTGTCGCACACCTCTGCTTGCTGTTCACATTTTGCCACTTTACCTAATGGATGCctgctttctttccttttctgttcAGGAGACGTCTGCCCAGCATCATGGTGAAGCTGAGAATGGCCCAGAACCTGAAGACCGCCATCACCTTCATCGAACAAGGCCGTATCCTTATGCTCGCGTGGCGTCCGTCCCTGAGGTTTTCTTGGTTTCTGAGTGGCCGCTTGCCTGCTGGCCGCGGAGGACGTAGAGGCGCCGCTGTTCTGGCAGGCTGGCTGTCGTCCTGAGGCTAATCAGGGAAAACATTTTAATCCAATCAGCAATGTTTTCACATGACAGTCATGCAGTGCGGTTGCCATGGCGCTTGGGTGAAGCCGTCCATCATGCGCACCTCGAGGTGCTTGCGTGTGGCGTCAACTGGCTGACTGTGGTTTAATGGCAGGTCTGCAGCTTAATAGTCAGGAGCCTCTTTAATAATTGAGTAATTGAAGAGCCGGCCTGATCTCCATGGGTGTGTGTCGATGGAGTAACTGGGGTGAGACGCACCTGCATGCGAGGCCGCGGTCCGTCTCGATGGCTTCAGTGGCTTTCTGCATTGCATTATTGAGGCACTGTGCCCACGGAGGCAGATAAAAGTGAGTCGGCATCGTGAGAAAGGAggacaaaaaggaaaagaaatggagGTTAAAAGATGCGAGAGAAAGTGAAGGGGGGGGAGCCGGTGCTGTGAGGAAGTCCTTCAGGGTGGCATTCGGCTGCACTCGGGGGCTCATGgacactccagctgagcgactctACAGAAGGCCGGGAGGGAGCTGTAGAGGTAATTGAAGGCTGAGTGAGGCGTCCTGCGGGTGCTGCCGGTGACCACAGGGACACGAGCTGGGCAGCTTGGGGTGTTGTCCTGCTGGGACCCAGAGACGGCTACAGGGACCCGAGGGCACAGAAGGTTGGCCGAACTGTCGGGTGTCTCTACTGGGGGGTAAGCTAAGGAGACCCCCGCTTTTATTAAAACTGTATGTTTGAAGGGTGGATACCCGCctgtgttttaacctccactgtcgctgttttttttttttttattggaccgACTATTTGAACGTTTTTGAACTTTTGCCTGTTTGTGCGCCTAACCCTTGCTTTGTGCGAGTGTCATCTTCCTTGCGTAGGTTATTGGCGGTAGCGGGTTCAAGGGGCTCCCAAGATGGAGCCGACTCACACTGTCCCCCTGTGCTCTCCTGAGCTCCTTAACTTTGGGTCTCAGATGTGCGTGTCGGGCCAGAGATCATCACGGACCCCGCCTTCCTAGTCAGCAGGTGAGTGACGAGTAACGCCAGACCAGTTTTGATCTGAAAGCCACAGGGGTTGGTCACCCTTAGCCGCCCT
This genomic interval from Erpetoichthys calabaricus chromosome 10, fErpCal1.3, whole genome shotgun sequence contains the following:
- the imp3 gene encoding U3 small nucleolar ribonucleoprotein protein IMP3, producing MVRKLKFHETKLLKKVDFINWEVDNNLHELKVLRRYRIEKREDYTRYNKLSRNVRDLAVKIQDLNEKDPFRVTCTQQLLEKLYALGLIPTKQSLALTEKVTASSFCRRRLPSIMVKLRMAQNLKTAITFIEQGHVRVGPEIITDPAFLVSRNLEDFITWVDSSKIKRHVMEYNELRDDFDLAS